Proteins encoded together in one bacterium window:
- a CDS encoding SDR family oxidoreductase encodes MGIAVITGAGRGLGRAIAGRLARDGHHVVAVDLDGDTAERTAADVGGEARQCDVSDWASVEALAASVESCDILVNNAGIWHYDSLLESTAEHLDAVLGVNVVGTLACSRAFAPKMIAAGGGAIVNVSSAAAWTNSPGTGVYPATKAAVISLTKQMAIEWGEHQIRANAVGPGLVVTEGSAAAHSGEKRIERAKNIPIRRVGEPADIADVVSFLCSDEARYVTGQNLFVDGGITAGRAAI; translated from the coding sequence ATGGGCATTGCCGTGATCACGGGCGCCGGGCGCGGGCTCGGTCGGGCGATCGCCGGCCGGCTCGCCCGCGACGGACACCACGTCGTCGCGGTCGATCTCGACGGCGATACGGCAGAGCGCACTGCGGCCGACGTCGGCGGCGAGGCCCGGCAATGCGACGTGAGCGACTGGGCTTCGGTCGAAGCCCTCGCGGCGAGCGTCGAATCCTGCGACATCCTGGTGAACAACGCCGGGATCTGGCACTACGACTCGCTCCTCGAGTCGACCGCCGAACACCTCGACGCGGTGCTCGGCGTGAACGTCGTCGGCACGCTGGCCTGCAGCCGCGCTTTCGCGCCGAAGATGATCGCGGCCGGCGGCGGCGCGATCGTGAACGTCTCCTCGGCGGCAGCCTGGACGAACTCCCCGGGCACCGGGGTCTACCCGGCCACCAAGGCGGCGGTGATCTCATTGACCAAACAGATGGCCATCGAGTGGGGCGAGCACCAGATCCGCGCGAACGCGGTCGGTCCCGGTCTCGTCGTCACCGAAGGAAGCGCGGCCGCCCACAGCGGCGAGAAACGAATCGAGCGCGCGAAGAACATCCCGATCCGACGCGTCGGCGAGCCGGCCGACATCGCCGACGTCGTCTCGTTTCTCTGTAGTGACGAGGCTCGCTACGTGACGGGCCAGAACCTCTTCGTCGATGGCGGGATCACCGCAGGCCGAGCAGCGATCTGA
- a CDS encoding TonB-dependent receptor, with product MRTRALRREAPHALVLALLVGVASSSFSAAASRAADDPFRGIEEMIVFGEGGGQALSYDDVSIIEFDAEHIEAIGAADIADIAAFTPNLEIRTPFAASSPTLFIRGVGIRDFTASSSSSVAVYIDETYMNSPTGQLAQLFDTENIEVLRGPQATRYGRNASAGTVRIVTRKPTGTPGTNVSLTYGRFDQIDADVAVENVLVEDTLSMRSAAQWSVRRGTTKNRCADVDYIRPPSPRDINVETPEGLNNRLIFDVSRACYTAENTATFLSPPGAGWTRSRGGSVKEWVNDVRNWGARSILRLQLPLFDMDWQLNLHGGQNRGDARQFQLVGADQRLLDTVPRPAPDGRDIDEYFDPDTRVFAPDGTYPLVEDPYIGNPFEGDYDRVEKEKIDLFGSSLVGSATFGAYRVTSVTGYEWSKRDTKINFDASPTPALHIDLVNRAYQLSQEVRLDYDGNDGYAWQVGGMFLYDAIDAENFFPFGLIADATDQEFTFFTRHTSFWGDFEWSPSETFSLETGARFNYDEKEMNLVRRIVRVIPGTGEIVPKRFDRNSPRAGEPIPPTLATSAATAFGWAGRIVATWRPTPGFDVSLGYTRGWKGPHINSAVLNPGPEGAERGALSEPVDPEIVDSIEARLRARFLGDRVALSSAFFFYDYQDLQVIAVRNARGATPVPDLINANDADVLGFEMEADLRPLQGWAPPLVEDLWIRLTFSWLDAHYTDFVNTLSAQNVGDNLVERVTQEDFTGNRVVNSPEFAFVGFVAWPLSTRWGELVPRFDWSFKDSVFFSAANSYLVRQGSVWLMNLRLTYSMPGTGVEVAGWVENLTDQRYTEDVFNLARVRNAILHAVADPRTYGLTLTARF from the coding sequence ATGCGAACCCGCGCCCTTCGCCGTGAAGCCCCGCACGCCCTCGTCTTGGCGCTCCTGGTGGGAGTCGCATCGTCGTCCTTCTCGGCAGCGGCCTCGCGCGCGGCGGACGATCCCTTCCGCGGGATCGAGGAGATGATCGTCTTCGGGGAAGGCGGCGGCCAGGCGCTCTCCTACGACGACGTCTCGATCATCGAGTTCGACGCCGAGCACATCGAGGCGATCGGCGCGGCGGACATCGCCGACATCGCCGCGTTCACCCCGAACCTCGAGATCCGCACCCCCTTCGCGGCCTCGTCCCCGACGCTCTTCATCCGCGGCGTCGGCATTCGTGACTTCACGGCGTCCTCTTCCTCGTCGGTCGCCGTCTACATCGACGAGACCTACATGAACTCGCCGACCGGCCAGCTCGCGCAGCTCTTCGACACCGAGAACATCGAGGTGCTCCGCGGGCCGCAGGCGACGCGCTACGGCCGCAACGCGTCCGCCGGCACGGTCCGGATCGTGACGCGGAAGCCGACCGGTACGCCAGGAACCAACGTCTCGCTCACCTACGGCCGCTTCGACCAGATCGACGCCGACGTCGCGGTCGAAAACGTCCTCGTCGAGGATACGCTGTCGATGCGCTCGGCGGCGCAATGGAGCGTGCGCCGCGGCACGACGAAGAACCGCTGCGCCGACGTCGACTACATCCGCCCGCCCTCTCCTCGGGACATCAACGTCGAGACGCCCGAGGGACTGAATAATCGCTTGATCTTCGACGTGAGTCGGGCCTGCTACACGGCTGAGAATACGGCGACGTTCCTGTCGCCCCCGGGCGCCGGCTGGACCCGGAGCCGAGGGGGGAGCGTCAAGGAATGGGTGAACGACGTTCGGAACTGGGGCGCGCGCTCGATCCTCCGGCTCCAGCTGCCCCTCTTCGACATGGACTGGCAGCTGAACCTGCACGGCGGCCAGAATCGCGGCGACGCTCGGCAGTTCCAGCTCGTCGGCGCGGATCAGCGGCTGCTCGATACCGTCCCTCGCCCGGCACCGGACGGCCGCGACATCGACGAGTACTTCGACCCGGACACCCGTGTCTTCGCGCCGGACGGGACCTACCCGCTGGTCGAGGATCCGTACATCGGGAACCCCTTCGAAGGTGACTACGACCGGGTCGAGAAGGAGAAGATCGACCTCTTCGGCAGCAGCCTCGTCGGCTCGGCGACCTTCGGCGCGTACCGCGTCACTTCCGTGACCGGCTACGAATGGAGCAAGCGCGACACCAAGATCAATTTCGATGCGAGCCCCACGCCGGCCCTTCACATCGATCTCGTGAATCGCGCCTACCAGCTCTCCCAGGAGGTTCGGCTCGACTACGACGGGAACGATGGGTATGCGTGGCAAGTCGGAGGCATGTTCCTCTACGACGCGATCGACGCCGAGAACTTCTTCCCGTTCGGCCTGATCGCCGACGCGACCGATCAGGAGTTCACCTTCTTCACGCGGCACACGAGCTTCTGGGGCGACTTCGAGTGGAGCCCTTCGGAGACCTTCTCGCTCGAGACGGGTGCCCGGTTCAACTACGACGAGAAGGAGATGAACCTCGTCCGGCGGATCGTCCGCGTGATTCCGGGGACGGGTGAGATCGTGCCGAAGCGCTTCGACCGGAACAGTCCGCGCGCCGGCGAGCCCATCCCGCCGACGCTCGCGACCTCCGCCGCGACGGCCTTCGGCTGGGCCGGTCGGATCGTCGCGACCTGGCGCCCCACGCCCGGCTTCGACGTGTCGCTCGGGTACACCCGCGGCTGGAAGGGACCCCACATCAACAGCGCCGTCCTGAACCCGGGCCCGGAAGGCGCGGAGCGGGGTGCGCTCTCCGAGCCCGTCGATCCGGAGATCGTCGACTCGATCGAAGCGCGGCTCCGCGCCCGGTTCCTGGGAGATCGCGTCGCCCTCAGCTCGGCGTTCTTCTTCTACGACTATCAGGACCTCCAGGTGATCGCCGTGCGCAACGCGCGCGGCGCCACGCCGGTCCCCGACCTGATCAACGCGAACGACGCGGACGTGCTCGGCTTCGAGATGGAGGCGGACCTTCGTCCGCTCCAGGGCTGGGCGCCCCCGCTGGTCGAGGATCTCTGGATCCGGCTCACGTTCTCCTGGCTGGACGCGCACTACACCGACTTCGTGAACACGCTCTCGGCCCAGAACGTCGGGGACAATCTCGTCGAACGGGTCACGCAGGAAGACTTCACGGGGAACCGCGTGGTGAACTCGCCCGAGTTCGCGTTCGTCGGCTTCGTCGCCTGGCCGCTCTCCACGCGTTGGGGCGAGCTGGTGCCGCGCTTCGACTGGTCGTTCAAGGACTCCGTCTTCTTCAGCGCTGCGAACTCCTACCTGGTCCGACAGGGCAGCGTCTGGCTCATGAACCTCCGGCTCACGTACAGCATGCCGGGCACCGGCGTCGAGGTCGCCGGATGGGTCGAGAACCTGACGGATCAGCGGTACACCGAGGACGTGTTCAACCTGGCCCGGGTGCGGAACGCGATCCTGCACGCGGTGGCCGATCCGCGGACCTACGGCCTGACGCTCACCGCCCGATTCTGA
- a CDS encoding tetratricopeptide repeat protein, translating into MRCLHVGRVSAALILVAHLGASACATAPRDEPTLAYTPESFATEVQRRVPGLPERLASAPWAVDEAVIERSRRRLRRVPRGPSKIEALVDFLSEPEPDGLGLAYDFAATGTAERTLERKRGNCVSLAMVLVGIGRGLGWPTYFVEIRTRQPETQAFSTVKAVSDHMAVVIPVASYSMIVDFTGRVDDMENARVIDDVTAYAHVLNNLSAQGVMLETKEPDEAAWDAAIRGFELATKLQPELGRAWNNLGIALTRRGRFEEAREMYRRAVELDTAFGAAEHNLTVMETRAEGATRVRVAPLVGTSPTKGNGDALP; encoded by the coding sequence ATGCGTTGTCTCCACGTGGGTCGCGTCTCTGCCGCGCTCATCCTGGTCGCGCACCTCGGCGCCTCGGCCTGCGCGACCGCGCCGCGCGACGAGCCCACGCTCGCGTACACCCCCGAGTCGTTCGCCACGGAAGTGCAGCGCCGTGTGCCCGGCCTCCCCGAGCGACTCGCGAGCGCCCCGTGGGCGGTCGACGAGGCCGTGATCGAGCGCAGCCGGCGGAGGCTGCGACGGGTTCCCCGCGGTCCGTCGAAGATCGAAGCCCTCGTCGACTTCCTCTCCGAGCCGGAGCCGGACGGCCTCGGCCTCGCCTACGACTTCGCCGCCACGGGCACGGCCGAACGGACCCTCGAGCGCAAAAGGGGCAACTGCGTCTCGCTCGCGATGGTGCTGGTCGGGATCGGGCGCGGGCTCGGATGGCCGACGTATTTCGTGGAGATCCGCACTCGCCAGCCGGAGACCCAGGCCTTCTCCACGGTGAAGGCCGTCAGCGATCACATGGCGGTCGTGATTCCGGTCGCGTCGTATTCGATGATCGTGGATTTCACGGGCCGCGTGGACGACATGGAGAACGCTCGCGTGATCGACGACGTGACCGCCTACGCCCATGTCCTCAACAACCTCTCGGCACAGGGCGTGATGCTCGAGACGAAGGAGCCCGATGAGGCGGCGTGGGACGCGGCGATCCGGGGGTTCGAGCTCGCCACGAAGCTCCAGCCCGAGCTCGGGCGCGCCTGGAACAACCTGGGGATCGCGCTGACTCGCCGAGGCCGCTTCGAGGAAGCGCGCGAGATGTATCGCCGCGCCGTCGAGCTCGACACGGCCTTCGGCGCCGCCGAACACAACCTGACCGTCATGGAGACGCGAGCGGAGGGCGCGACGCGGGTCCGCGTGGCGCCGCTCGTCGGGACGTCCCCTACGAAAGGGAACGGCGACGCCCTGCCGTGA